The genome window CATTTTAACTTTGTTGCCGACGTTCTTCGGCTTGTTCGGGTTTGTTCTCAGGACTTCCATGGTTCCCTCCTACTTGCGCATTTGTGTAATGCGTATACCGAAATTTTCGTCGATGACGACGACCTCGCCCATGCCGACGACTTCGCCGGCCGCGACAACGAATATCGGCTCACCGGCAAGCCGGTCGAGCTCGATGATGGATCCTTCGCCGATCGATGCGAGCTCGGCGAGCGTTACTGTCGCTTTGCCGAGAACAACTTCAAGCGGGATATGCATGCTTTCTATTGCGTTCGATTTCATGATGGCCTCCTATTTGACCTTAAAATAATATTCGCCGTGCTTTTTCACGATCTTCCCGGTTGCAATGACCTGTCCGCCCACCTCAAGCTCGCAGACCGCCTTTTTTTTCGGTATGACATAGCGTTTCTGTGCGCGTATTTCGGCTATGTCGGCGGGTGACATCATCATGCGCTCGAGTATCACACGCCCTTT of Spirochaetota bacterium contains these proteins:
- a CDS encoding FliM/FliN family flagellar motor switch protein — its product is MKSNAIESMHIPLEVVLGKATVTLAELASIGEGSIIELDRLAGEPIFVVAAGEVVGMGEVVVIDENFGIRITQMRK